Proteins from a single region of Desulfitibacter alkalitolerans DSM 16504:
- a CDS encoding DMT family transporter, with the protein MTGLLSTFLSAFSNGVYLTVNRTVLLNTSPIVFGFLVMGTVGVLLALYSIYKYGFQEFKNAIKTNLTFLLLMGIIASTLNFLLFWGLQLSTATNSAIITRLDVLFAAILGGIFFGERLKGWDWAAVIILIFGSLRVLQIDISQFTANKGDILFIIHTFLVAVNAQIIRYKLAEVKGSIKACFNAGSCSLIYLTVIILTGQTQQLAVAMGEHTVPIGVSIMLLTFQYPTYYYGLQMLETWTVRSIFLVMLLTSSMSSYFLLGEHITGIQIQGMILVSAGVLLLSYNQKLKGEKDARLLKCSRPGLFKKNNNKETFFHIKP; encoded by the coding sequence TTGACAGGATTGTTAAGTACCTTTTTATCTGCATTTAGTAATGGTGTATATCTTACAGTTAATAGAACAGTTCTTCTTAATACTTCACCAATAGTGTTTGGATTTCTCGTAATGGGTACTGTAGGAGTACTGTTAGCCTTATACAGCATATATAAATACGGTTTTCAAGAATTTAAAAATGCAATAAAGACTAACCTGACTTTTTTGCTGCTCATGGGCATTATAGCATCCACCTTGAATTTTTTATTATTCTGGGGTTTGCAGTTAAGCACTGCAACAAACTCTGCTATAATAACCAGGTTAGATGTATTATTTGCAGCCATACTAGGAGGTATCTTCTTTGGAGAGAGATTAAAGGGCTGGGATTGGGCGGCTGTCATCATATTAATCTTTGGTTCCCTAAGGGTTCTGCAAATTGATATTAGTCAATTTACCGCCAACAAGGGAGATATATTATTTATAATTCATACCTTCCTGGTAGCAGTAAATGCCCAGATCATTCGCTACAAGCTTGCAGAGGTAAAGGGGAGCATAAAAGCTTGTTTTAATGCAGGCTCCTGCAGTTTAATATATCTTACAGTAATTATTCTAACTGGTCAGACCCAGCAGTTGGCTGTGGCCATGGGAGAACACACTGTTCCTATAGGTGTCAGCATCATGCTTTTAACCTTCCAATATCCGACATATTATTATGGTCTACAAATGCTTGAAACATGGACTGTAAGGTCAATATTTCTAGTTATGCTTCTTACCAGTTCCATGAGCAGTTATTTTCTATTAGGTGAACATATTACTGGCATACAAATTCAAGGTATGATATTAGTTAGTGCAGGGGTTTTATTGCTTTCATATAATCAAAAGCTAAAGGGAGAAAAGGATGCAAGACTCTTGAAATGCAGCAGGCCGGGCTTATTCAAGAAAAACAATAATAAGGAAACTTTTTTTCACATAAAACCATAG
- the glpK gene encoding glycerol kinase GlpK: MSKYLLALDQGTTSSRAILFNRDGEIIKQYNKEFKQIYPQPGWVEHDPEEIWESQLEVAQRVIKEAGINVHDIAAIGITNQRETTVVWDKNTGKPVYNAIVWQCRRTADTCDRLRREGWDEKIRRKTGLVLDAYFSGTKVKWILKHVPGLQERADKGELLFGTIDTWLIWKLTGGRVHATDYSNASRTMMYNIRELKWDEEILERFKVPGQMLPEVKPSSGLFGETMFELFGKSIPIAGVAGDQQAALFGQCCFTPGMTKNTYGTGCFMLMNTGEKIVQSQNGLLTTIAWGLNDRVYYALEGSIFIAGAVIQWLRDEMNIIRDAAETEEYAQKVADTGGVYLVPAFAGLGAPHWDMYARGTIVGITRGTNKYHITRAALESIAYQTRDVVRAMLADSSMELKGLRVDGGAAKNNFLMQFQSDILQTTTDRPQINETTALGVSYLAGLGVGMYKDISDIECSWKLGTRFSPALAQETAEKLYRQWEKAVGRAKDWA, encoded by the coding sequence ATGTCAAAATATTTGTTAGCACTAGACCAGGGAACAACAAGTTCCAGGGCGATCTTGTTTAACAGGGACGGGGAGATTATTAAACAATACAACAAGGAATTTAAGCAAATATACCCACAACCGGGTTGGGTGGAGCATGATCCCGAGGAAATCTGGGAGAGCCAGCTGGAGGTAGCCCAGAGGGTCATCAAAGAAGCAGGCATCAATGTTCATGACATTGCAGCCATTGGCATAACAAACCAAAGAGAAACTACAGTAGTATGGGATAAAAACACAGGAAAACCAGTATATAACGCCATTGTTTGGCAGTGCAGACGAACTGCCGATACCTGTGACCGTCTAAGAAGAGAGGGTTGGGATGAGAAAATCAGGCGCAAGACTGGGCTGGTTCTTGATGCATATTTCTCAGGAACAAAGGTCAAATGGATACTAAAGCATGTTCCAGGCCTTCAGGAAAGGGCAGATAAGGGAGAACTGTTATTTGGAACCATTGACACCTGGCTTATCTGGAAGCTTACAGGGGGCAGGGTCCATGCCACAGACTATTCCAATGCTTCACGTACCATGATGTATAATATTCGTGAATTAAAGTGGGATGAAGAAATCCTTGAGAGATTTAAAGTGCCAGGGCAGATGCTTCCAGAAGTCAAGCCCTCCAGTGGCTTATTTGGGGAGACAATGTTTGAGCTGTTTGGCAAAAGCATACCCATTGCCGGAGTAGCCGGAGACCAGCAGGCGGCCCTTTTTGGGCAATGCTGCTTTACGCCTGGCATGACCAAAAACACCTATGGAACAGGCTGCTTCATGCTAATGAATACTGGAGAAAAGATAGTCCAGTCACAAAACGGACTGCTGACAACCATTGCCTGGGGCTTAAATGACAGGGTTTATTATGCACTGGAGGGAAGCATCTTCATTGCAGGAGCAGTTATTCAATGGCTGCGTGATGAAATGAATATAATAAGGGATGCAGCTGAAACAGAAGAATATGCCCAAAAGGTTGCAGATACAGGAGGAGTGTACCTTGTGCCGGCCTTTGCTGGTCTGGGGGCTCCCCACTGGGATATGTATGCCAGGGGCACTATAGTTGGAATTACAAGGGGTACAAATAAATACCATATTACCAGGGCAGCACTTGAGTCAATAGCCTACCAGACAAGAGATGTTGTGAGAGCAATGCTTGCAGATTCCAGTATGGAACTTAAAGGTCTCAGGGTAGATGGTGGTGCAGCAAAGAATAACTTCCTGATGCAGTTCCAATCAGATATATTGCAGACCACAACAGACAGGCCGCAAATAAATGAGACTACAGCCCTTGGAGTGTCCTATCTGGCAGGCCTTGGAGTTGGAATGTACAAGGATATAAGTGATATAGAATGCTCATGGAAGCTGGGAACAAGATTTTCACCTGCATTGGCCCAGGAGACAGCAGAAAAGCTCTATCGCCAGTGGGAAAAGGCTGTAGGCAGGGCAAAGGATTGGGCCTGA